Below is a window of Musa acuminata AAA Group cultivar baxijiao chromosome BXJ3-11, Cavendish_Baxijiao_AAA, whole genome shotgun sequence DNA.
agaatttttaaaaataattatgcttTTGTCCGATTGACAAAGAACAATGTGAAGTTTTATATAGAACGATAAGTGTCAATAACATTGATGGGCTACTTAGCCGATCAaacctaaatcatgacattttgtattataattaatttatatttatctatATTTGACCATAGGGAGAGCTCAAGTAGAAAAGGACTATATGTGGATGAAGTCAGATGACTCATCACGACGTAAAGTTACCATTGTATTATACCTAATATGCATCATATTAGGATTTGAACTAGGTTATGTTGAGCCTCGATAAGAATATCAAGTGCTAGAAGGAGAAAAATCGTAATATCCTAATTAGTcccacattaaaaataaaaatattaaaattaatttataaaaatttgatggatatattattatcaactctaatttaattattttaattagtaatttaaatcaaataaaattatgatacagTTAGCGTTGGAAAAGATTTGTTACTAAATCAATTACATTCATAATGAAATCTTTAATAGAATTTGATTACATGTCAAATTTACTCTTTCTTTCTATCTTTCTTTTCCATTTTATTGCTCGAGTACTATTTGTCAGAAATGGGGGGTCTCATGAAATCCAAACGGAGGACGAATGGGGCCACAACGCTCCACTACTCTTTGGCATAAATGGGGAGTCTCGAGTAATCCAAATGGAGGACCAATGGGGCCACTAATGGACCTGCAACAATGTCTCGAGTTTCCACACATCAACTGCGGTCCTCAAGTGGAGATTGAATCGGTCACATGAATTAATGAACCGGACTTTGTTGCAGATGGACACTTGTGATTTAAATCCGAGCAGCTGACCCAATCCAATCTTGCCATTGATGTCATTGTGGCCCTCATCACATTCTCCAATTTGTTCTCGGTAGCACTCCTAAAAAGTAATTTCTACTAGCATCACAAATTTCACAGACAACTATAATAATAACGATGCAAAAATTATCCATCGTACAGAGTACAAATGGATCTAAGACCACTTGGCAAGAATAGACATGAGTGCTGCTCCCAGAAGGAGTGAGATGTTCATGGCAAGTTGTAATTTGGGTTTGCTCTGCACCCTCGGATTCGTAAAATCTTGGGCAAGCAGATCAACGAGGGCCATATAAATCAAGATTCCGGCAGAGGCAGAATCCAGAAGACCTTCGACGACGAGAGCTGTGGGACTGTTTTCGTCGTACACCGATGATGTTCCCATACCTACCGCAATCCCAACCGGTGTCGTGAGGGAGAAGAAGAGCCCCATCGTTACCATTGACTTCATTTGGTAGTTCGCCTGCGACACAAAGCCACAATGCTTTCGCTAGCAAAAATCAATCGAATAGTAAATCGAATTTTGATGTGCCATTTTTATGTAAATCGATCATGGCTAGTCCAACTCAACACTCCTCATTTGATTTACCTGCACGATGCATCCTCCGAGCCCTACACCCTCAAAGAACTGATGAAAGCTGAGAGCAGCCAGCAGAGACCTTATCGTAGATGGAGTCTCCGATGCGCCCAAGGAAATCCCAATTATTACGGAATGAACCACGATGCCGAGCTCCAAAACCTGTGTTGTGCACCCATCGAAATCAAAATCTCTCTGACTGCTTCACGAACAAAGCACCGAAGAAATTATCAACTTGTGCCTCGTTAGAGCAAGCAGTTCAGTGATTTTACCTGAGAGATAACGCGATGGCGGATCAGCTGCTGAGCCGAAGGATCCTCGTGAATGTGACCGTGATTTGCATGGCTATGTACGTGAACGTCGTTGTGCCCGTGCATGCCGTGGGGAGCCTCCATGTCAGCCTTGGTCTCATCGGTCACGGCCGCCGTCCGAGCCCTAGCGCTGTGCGAGCGGCTAAAGTATCCGGTGGCCACAGTGTCCATCATCAGCGTCGCGATCGCGGCGACCATCGCGCCGAACCCAGCAAACGGAAACTTCTGCCAAGGACTCGGATCGAGACACGAGGAGGTGAGGCCGTCGAAAGCGTCGGGGAGGATGTGGACGAAGCCGGTGGCGAGAATGACACCGGCAGCGAACGACTTGATGACGAAGAAGACATCCTTTTCGGGGTGAAGAGCGGGCCACCATTTGCCTAAGATGGGGATGCAGACGCCGATACTGCCGCACACAAGGATGGAAAATATCGCTGCAATCTTCAGCGGGAGGGCCTTCTTCTTGTCACGGCCCGCCTCATCGGTGGAGCACTCGCAGTCGCCGTGAacaagcagaggaagaagaagcaccGCGAGGAAGAAGAGCGAGGCACCTCTCATCATCATCTTCCCGGCGCTTGGAGAGAGTCTTGCAATGGATTACCCGGAGGCTGGAGCCGCGTTTGTGTAGATGGTGGGGTGGGAAGGAGGGGGTTTCGAGGGAAAGATGCAGCAATCGATGAGCACATGATTGTCTCCATATGTTGACACCGATTAGGATAGGATTTGTGGACTCGTCTTGTTAGCGAGAGAGTGAGGCTCTTCTTTTGTgcatcattcttcttcttcttctttccgtcGTCCAACATATAATAATACCTTCATCTCTGCTTCTGCGATTGTTGTATTGAATTAAAGGCATCAACATGTTTGTAAAGTGGAGATCGTCGATGGGTGCTTCCGTCGGTTGATAAATTACTTGTGTGGGTGTCGACACTGTGTTGTCATTCGGACAGCAGTTTGTTTATAATAACGCTCGGCGCCATGTACggtgatattatatttatatatataaataaaagagcaAATAAATAACCAACGAACTAATCGAGAACACAGTGGAAATGATGCAGCACACGAATCTTGAAGTCGCGGGCTTTAAGGTTGTGGAGCATGTGAACATGTACCTAAATTGCATTGCACTGCAGGCTCAGCAGTACCTCTCTATATGTTGGGCCATGAATGAATACCCACTGGTCTCGATGACCTTTTTGACCGAGATTAAGCACACGCCGTGCTCAGGCCGATCAGACGCCCACGGCTGTGTAAGCTAGTGTTCCCAAATAGTCATTAGCAACCATCGACGGTCAAATAAATTGCTTCGCAAGTAACATCAGCATTCTAGAAGCGGCCTTCAGGCTTTCGTTTCCGTGTCTCTCTTGTCTCGTCTCCTTCAACCTCCGCACATGGATTCTTCAAACCTTTGAATGCGACAGGGCTGGGAGATGGAGGAATCGCGGAGCAGGCGAATGGGAAGAGACGTGCCGTGGCGGCTCACGAAGCTCATCCACAAGGCGCGCGAGGTCACCACACGCCTTCTCCACTGATGATTACGATCGCCGTGACTGTGAAGTTTGGCCGCCATCGATTCCTCAAACTACTATTCAGCGTAGGAATCCAACTGTTTTATTCTTTTACCACATCGACTTTCTTTCCAATTGAATTCATATATTATATTCTTTGTTAAATCTATTATAAATCGAAGATGTTCATATAAACTAGGACAAGTGCAATCCACGAATGTGATTGTCTTCTTGTTATTGGATTTGatttgtgaatatatatatatatatatatatttatttatttatacaccaAAAGATATAAGAAAATATAGGCCAGTGAAAGGTAAAAAGATATTTTCCAAGATTCTCCCCCTTCACACCACACGACGAACTCAGAGGCGGACAGAGTCGTGGGGAGACCACGAGCCCTCCACACGCGCCTCAGCTTCCCCATCGATCTGCACCGTCCACGCGTCCTGCATTCGCTTCGCCTTCTATATGTTCCCCTCGCCCCCTCATCCTTTCTCCGCCATCCgcctctgttcttccaaatccTTTGCTGTTCACACCATGGCGATGCTTCTCAAGGCCTCCGCCGCTCTCGCTCTTCTTTCCGCCTCCTCCGAGGCCTCGCAGCCGCCTTCTCCCGCCGTCCTCCcttccttgtcttcttctttcGCTCCTTTTAGATCTCCGAGGCGAATGAACCGGCGCGTCTCAACGGCTGTCGCCGCCGGTTCTAACCATGTCATCACGGGAGTCGTGTTCCAGCCTTTCGAGGAGATCAAGAGCGGTGTCTCTCTCGTGCCGGTGGCCCccgacttgtccatcgctcgtcaGAAGTACGCCGATGAGTGCGAGGCTGCCATTAATGTACAGATCAAGTCGGTTCTCCTTCCTTTCTCGAACAGATCAAATTCGAATTACAGGGGATTTAATCCCTTTCTCTTACCCTCTGTCTGTGTTTTCTCCTCCAGTGTCGAATACACTAATTCGTACATTTATCATGCCCTCTTCGCTTACTTCGATCGCGACAATGTGGCGCTGAAGGGCTTCGCCAAGTATGTCATCGCAAAAAATCCAGAACATGCCCTTATCTTCCTTCCTTCACAGGAACATATATGCCTTAGATCTGCGCTGCTCTTGCTTGTTTCAGGTTCTTTAAGGAGTCGAGCCAAGAGGAACGGGACCATGCAGAGAAATTGATGGAGTACCAAGTGAGTGGTTGCTTTCTTCCCTCTTTTGTTGGATGTTTAGGGGTTCCGTTCTTCCTTTTCGGATCTGTGATGACTAAACCAAACCAAATTTGATGCGGTCAGAACAAGCGCGGAGGAAGAGTGAATCTTCAATCCATTGCTACGCCATTGTCCGAGTTTAATCACGCCGAGAAGGGTGATGCACTGTACGGTAAGTTGTGGTTTCTGCACAGAGCGCGGGTCTACTTATAATTATTGACCAAGAAACATGAATTTGCCGATTTATGCATGCTTATCGATGTCATCATGAAGCTTTTGTCCCTACTTCTTCCTGTGGGTTGTATTATCTTATTGAGGTGCCATGAAAAAGGGAGTTCTTTTGACAGAAGTTTGCTAGAAAGAATTGAAGTCTCGAGCCTTCATGGACGAGATGAATCCAACTCTGACACCTTATGGACGAGGGCTATTGTTTTATAGATCTATATGGTCGTATAATCTACATGCTCCTGATTAAAAATTATCTCTGTTTATGTGGGTATGCCTACTCCATCTCTTGTTCTGTAGGTGAACCTTCTTATCCAGATCTAAATTGTCTATATTGACCTAGATGAGGGTCCTGACTTCATGCATGTTTCTTTGAGATAAGATTACTCGGAAGCCTGCAATTTCTGCTTGTTCATGCTTCtgttctttttgttttgtttCATGTTTTCATCAAACTTTAAATTATGGTGACATAGTTTTAGCAAGTTGTTTATGTTGTTGCAGCAATGGAATTAGCCTTGTGTCTTGAGAAGCTGACAAACGAGAAATTACTCGGATTACATGATGTAAGTAATCCTGACCTATGAAATTAATGTGTTGTTTTTGGCTGGTTAGTGCCAGCTTATGTTATCGGACTCTTCACTCTGTTCAAATTTCATGAAACAGGTGGCCGAAAAATGCAATGATGCTCAGATGGCAGATTTTATCGAGAGCGAATTCCTTGAAGAACAGGTGAAAGACTCCCTTATTGTCCACAATTAATGAGTTGTTTTTCACATATTTTCCTTTACTTTTGGAACTATAATGTAAAAAAGCTGCAATTTTCTTTCTAATCGATACTTTCTAGTTGCTGTCGTGGCCATTAGAGGATAGTTGTTAAGATGTTCATCATTCGGCTATTTCGTGATCCtaaccaaaaagaagaaaaaaagaatagaataTTGCCATTTGTTTGGTAATTTTTCatcatcttcaagtggtagaatTAGATGCATCATGACCTAATCGATTAATCTAATCTAAGTACTTTTATTATGTTAAGAGTCTCTCTTAATTAGTTCTTCTCTTCTATTATCCAGGTGGAAGCCATCAAAAAGATATCTGAATATGTTGCTCAATTGAGAAGAGTGGGGAAGGGACATGGTGAGGTTTTATACACACATACACTCTCTCTTTAAAATTTAGTCAGCATTCGAAGTTGTTGAGTTGGTCTTACAATCATATAACTTTACTCATCGTAGGGGTTTGGCACTTTGATCGGATGCTGCTCGATGAAGGAAAGTTGCATCAGGCATAGGAATCATGTGGCTTTGTCTTGGTGTGCAGGATGTCTTAGATGAGGTCTCTTTACATGAAGCTTTGGTTTGGCATTTCCATTGGTGTTTTGAATTAGAGACGTGTGTGACATGGTCCCCTGCTAAATTTGTTTTATGTAAGTCTAGACcgtataataaaataaatattgtcGAGCTTAAGATGAATGGtacgctggatgattgatgatgatgatgatatcggGGAGATAAGATCTAAGTCAATTCTGTGTTACGATTGCTCCGTTCGCAGGGAAATGGGCCAATTTGGGCCTTCGAGTACGGACAATCATGAGGACCTCCTGTTTCGCTTTGTCATTGTCGATTCGCCTCCTAATGAAAGGTCCTTCGGCTGGTACAGTTCCCTTCAAGATGTATCCGAGGGTCGAGCACAGCCCACGCTGTCAGCACTCGGAGTGCTTCCTTCCGTCCTCTCGGCCCGTGCTTCAAGGTGAAGGGCTTCAGAGACATGGCTACACCCCGTCCTAATTACAGCATTACACATCCCTATGGTGGCCATGACCTGTTCCTGTACGATCAAATGATCAGCAGGCAGCAACAGGAGATTCACATGCATCATCGACTCGGCCTTGGATGCCTCGACCTTTCTTCTTCTGCATCGCAGTATGATCATACGCTGCCGTAAGCTTTTTATTATCACCACCCGGTCGACATCGCTCCCAGTGGTGTGCCTGCCATTTCAGCAGCTCCCTTTTGTGAGAATCCATAACTCGAGTTAGCAGGTAAGGCTTCTGCTTTTGTGGCCATTGGTCTCGAGAGAGAACAAACATCCTATCATTCCGTACGTGTGTGTTCCAGACAGACATCCTTTGTAATATGACTCCAGTAAATTAATTTAGATATATGCAACTCATTTATCAAACAAGATTTAgttggagagagaaaaaaaaaaaaaaggaggatgaGCCTATCTCGCATTCTGCCCAATTATTCCTTCTCATCATGGCCTTCTTACGTCACAGCAAACTTCGacatattatttatcatataaCTTTGTGTGCACACACATACATACGTATATAATACTTTTGATTCTTTAGATCTTGTTCCTTGTGGTCTCAGAACCGTCGGATTTGCAGGCTTCTCTATCAGCCATCATTAAATAAGcacaataattttaaaataataaaaaaagaagaatggctaatatatatatatatatatatatatatatatatatatatatatatatatatatatatatatatatatataatggaaatTTGACTTTTAAAAGGGACTTATTTAAACTACGTGGCATCTGAATTAAGCATAACCGAGAAGCTGAGAGACGCATCTAACGTAGCATAATTAATTGCAGTCGTATTGTAAGTGGCTTTCCCACTATACATTCCTTCTCATTTCTTAATCTAACGTCTCtttcacaatatatattcatagTACGAGCCATATCTATTGATGAACAATTATAATGATTAATTAATTTGAAACACTATAATAATAAAATTGTTGTCCTTCATGTTATGCAATTAATTAGTAAGAGGTTGAAACCGTTGGCGCGCCATTCCCTCTGAATGGTCTCCTAGTTTTAGAGCTTATAACACATGCGAGAATCCACCATGCTAACCAAAGAAACCACTCGTGGTCAAATTTCCATGTTAATTTTTTATTTGTCTaatttcattatttatcttcatcagaatatatatatattttttcttgaacATATTAGCCCGTTGGAACTGTTACTATCCAACCCCGTTTGGGTGGAGCCACATTATTTGAATGCGAACGCCGTACAATAATTGGCGAGGAGGATCCTAACCTACTAACCAACAAGCCGAGTTGATTCTTAATTAACAAGTAATTCCCATGGTGATGGGAGTAGCGTTATGTACGTGGAAGCTAATCCCTCGCCGCCACGTGTTCCTTTCATTAGGGTGGGtctacatacatacatgcatgttGATGCCGGCCGGGTGAAGCGTAGACAAGACCGGTATTCCCGTCGTTGGACTGTGCTACATGCAAGAGAATTAAGGAGCTTGTCAGTATCTTACCTGATAGTGTGAAGTACTCGCTGTGGTCGAGACATTGTTGATTCTCTTCTTTCGACTACATAATTGAAGAACGACTTGAGATAGCTGACGTATGTGCTGACAGACTTAATTTATGAGGCATATTTACGGTTCCAATACTTGTTCGACAATAAAAATCTCCACTGCCAATGTCTTACTATACCTGCAGCTTATGGGAGGGGAAGAAACTTACCGATAACAACAATTAATTCGTATTCCAAGTTGCAGCAGGCCGCTAAAAGATATCAGTGGTTGCAGGAAACGATTCATCTCAGCTTCGAATTGTGCATCAAGAGTTTGGTCCATCCAAAGGGAGAATAAATAATATACTCCTTTATTTTGCTGTTGTTCTTGTGATGACATCTGCCTATGAGAACCATAAAATGGTTCGGTGTTGGCAGCAACGCATACGGCGTTGAGTATAGATCACTAGGACTGCTAAGCTTAGAGTGGTTGTTTGTCAAAGAGGTTGTAGTTTCTCGTTGGTGTCACTAAGAAAAGGATGTAAGTAACAAGAAACAAAACCGgttcttagagagagagagagagagagagagagagagatggcagatGGAACTGATGGTGGCTAGAAGAAGGGGAGATTTGGTGTTACTGCAAATCACAGTTGGAGATGAAGACTTGTTGTGGAAGAGAGGAAGCACGTACGTGTGGGGGCTCCCGATCGAACAATTCTCACGTCGAATGACTTACTTTTCCCAGGATCAAAGATACAACTAGATTGAGGAATGTAGAGGAGCTTGTAATGGATTGAGGAATGACTTACTTTGGAGTTCTATTCCTGCAGGTGGAATTAAGTCTCACTCAGCTGAAATATTAATGGAGGGCCTGCATCAGTGCTTCCGAACTAAGGGttagaaggaaaaaaagagagagaagatgagATCAAACCCTACAGTGCAGTGCAGAAAGCAAAAACAATCGAAAGAGCAAAATTACAGAAAGTACAACAACGTAGAGCGAGAAGAAATAACGAGATGGGATAGCAACCCGGTTATCACAAAGGAATCGAGATCGATCTCGACATCATTATATCTTAAGGTTTTTGAAGCTTCCTGAAGATGGCATAGCAATGATGAAAGCAACCTCGAGGCAGCATAGCATAGCAAAGCAAAGACGAAGTGCTCAGAGTTCAGTTCAAAGTATATACTACAGAATTATAATCATCCCACTAAAGCATCCAAACGAAATGAGCGCAGAAGAAACATCCAATCATAACACCATTTAAAAGAGAGAATTAATTCAAACAAGTACTGCATCAGGAAAAATAAAAGTGCATTCTGTCTTGTGTTCATCAAAAACTGGTTGAATCAAAGAAGATCGCCAAATCTAACGAACACTACCAACAGTAACTCTTGTGATCCATCCCAACTCCCTCACCATCATCATCGGCAACACCGACAGAAGCGAGATTATGTCTCGATCAAGGGATAGATGAGCCACCCGGCGGAGCAGTAGTAGATCCCTCCAGGAGGCTCGAACctgaaccaccaccaccaccacccaggACGGCGGCGGTCGAAGAATGCTCACCTGCATCCCCACCGGTAGAAGGCGGAGTTCGCTTCCGCTTCTTCTTCTCGTAGCGGATCCCCCGGGCCTTGGCCTGGCTGTCCCGGACCTCGCGGAGATAGAAGCGGACGGCGCGGGCGGCGAACGGGTTGGTCTCAGGCTTCCCCCCGCTCTCCTCGTACGCCGCTCGGAGGCGCCCGATGAGGGCGTCCAGGGAGCCCCAGGCCTGCCTGAGCGGGCACGGGCACGTCGCCGGCGGGTTAGGGCAACCGAAGAAAGCGCACCCTGGCGCGTGCACCTTCGTCTTCCCGAACTGGTCGAGGTACCGCAGGAACTCGATCACGTGGGCGCCGCCGCACCCCGCCAGCGCCAGCGGCGGCCTCTGGTTCCGGATGTACTGCAGGAAAGTGTTCCAGTCCCGGCGCTTCTGCGACTCGTACCGGCTAAGCGGCGCCACCGACGCCCGGGGCTGCTTGTCCGCGGTTCCCCCGGGCGCCGCgccggcggtggaagctgcagaggaggaggaggacgggccTTCCCCCCCCGGCGGGCAGTGGTCGTTGTCCGATGTAGTCGAGTCCATGCACCGACGTCAGAAGAGGAAAGCGAGATGTAGATGTATCTTGATGGGACCAAGAAAgacaatagagagagagagagagagagagagagagagagagggagagggtaaGTAAAACGAACAAGTATGAAGGGATTCACATGGTGTCCCGTCGGTCAGCACCACCGAACAGGGCTTCTCCTAATAGCAATAGTGATGAAGAGCGTTGGGCATCGGTTTGAGCACAGAAAGCAGTGCATGTTACTCCTCCCACCAACAAAAGAAGAATGACGTTTCAAGGCTTCTTGTGTTGGTAGATGATGAGTGGCTGCTCGTTTACTTTCCTATATTTCGCTATTTTTGTCACTTTGCAGTACGAGTACTTCGATTCCATTGTTAGTGATTTCAATATCTTGTGATAGGGCACGATAGGAAGATGATACATAGGATGAGCTTAAGCTGACGCTCAAGAATTTGGACAACTCGTTAGATTCTATGCTTTCCAGATGTCAAATCAACATATATAAATTCTGAAAACTGCAATTCGATATATATTATGCTCAGCTCATGATCGAGAGGAAGCCATCTAAAATCGATACGTTTATTCGATTAAAATCCtagaaaaaaaaaggtaattCTGAAACATTGATCGGTTTGATTAGAATGCTCCAAAGCCTCAAACAGTCGATGCTAATGCTTCTTATATTTAAGAAAAATGCAAAAGGAATCTTTTACGCAATACATTCATCATCATGTCATCACTAAATTAGGCGGCTTGAAATTGACCGTAAGTGCGTATGAGTTGACGTCTAGAAATTAATTCTTCCTCCCTCTTATCTTGTGTTTTTCTCGATAGGATATAGCCACTCCAATCATTCTTCAAAAAATTCAAAGAGAATGATGTGTTCTTGGACTATCGGTCACATCAATTACAGTAACGCCTAATGTTAGGTACAATTAGTCCATTTATACAAGGCTCAAAACTCTGGTTAAGGCGTTTCTAGATGTACCTCTTGTAACAGGGTTTTCCGACGAGAAACATCATCCATGGATAACATATGTTTAACGTGAAGATTAAGGTTCTACATGCTAAACAAGCATCATCCATGGATTACTCTAAGCCTGCTGATCTAATGAAATCCAGCGGAAAGTTAACCCTTGTGATCGAAAATGGAGAGGATCGACATGGGcgtcccctcccccccccccccccccccttctttgaGCTTAACAAGGGGAGGAGCAGCCAGCAGCAGGCGAGGGACGGACGTTCCTGCTTCCCTGCGCGTCGGTAAACGAGACCGGTAACAGTGAGACACAAAACGATAGGAAAGGAAACCCTATACCTTTCATTGAATAACTACAAGataaaaacatttattttcatatgatttctTCCTCCGGTCAACAACATGGGACCCCCTTGTTAGCATGAGCCGAGCAGGTAAACCAGCACACCAGCGGAACCGGACGACCGATGTGGCCGACCTTTTTCTGCAATCCAACCACGGCAACTCACAGCTCGGTCCTTTCTCCCAGGAGCATTTCTCTCGCTCGTCCACGGCGTCCCGCTGCAACACCGACTGCTACTGCTTCCATCGCCCACACCAAGCTGAGCCAAAGTTGATCTCTGTACTCGGGATGCTACGAGATTGGATCTTTGACCCTTCGTTTGTTGGGCTCGCGGGACGTAGGAATCCTCCCCCCCAACACCCGGGTACACCCATTACCGTCTTCACCATCAAGCATTGGACAAAGCCGTGCCCATCGATCTTGTCAGCGTCGCATCAACCCTTgtcttttatttttatgtcataTTCCCGTCCCCGCCTTTCTTCCCAACACTTCGTTCCACCCACACCGTCGTGTCGGAGTCTCACGTTTTACGGACTCCGGTAAAGTAGTCCATGTCCCAAAAACAACAGTCAGGCACGCATGCATTGCACCAGATGCGATGATGGTCTTAATCCTATGATTAGACCACCTCTTCTCTCACGACACAGTCctcatcttcttttcttttactgAACCAAATAGGATGCAAGTCAAGAATTGGCAAGTCATGTCATCCGTTGCTTCTGGACTCCTGTGTTCATCTGAACGGTCGCGATCTCGTAGTTATCCACTATGCCCTTCTCGAACAACATATTTGATGGCCGTCGTCATACTGGGAGGAAGAACATAATAATACATTAGAAGGTTGAGTTGGGTTTCAAGATTGTTTTTATCagtaaattaattatttaatgaagtcttttttattattttctaacgATTCGAAAATGCAATATACTACTTTGTCGAATTCTTTTTTGTTTGGAAAAACAGAAACATTATATCTATAAATGTGTGTGCAGAGCGGCATCGCTCGTCGCAACCGCCTTACCATAACAGCATATAAATAAGCCTGGAGGTTGAGGAGTGGTGTGATGCCGTTGTTCGTCTCTCCACCGCCTCATCCTTTTCGCCTTGAAACCCTCTGGATGAATCAAGGAGAAGAAGGGATCACGATCGAGAAGCGGCGATTCCGCTTGATCACTGCATCCCGCCCCGACTCCGGTCTTCGGGTACGTTTTCTGTGTCTTTTGTCCTCTCTGTCGTTAGGGTTAGGGGATCGTTGCGGTGGCTCTTGCGGCCATTCGCCATGTTGTTGTCGTGTTCTTGTCTCGATTTTTCTCGTTTCTGATTGTTTTGGGCTGGTGGGGGGTTTTGAGCAATGTGCTGCTTTATCGTCGTAGAAAGAACTCTGCGGGAGTTGAGGTTGAAGACGACCACGAACAGATGGCAGAAGAGCC
It encodes the following:
- the LOC135652111 gene encoding zinc transporter 8-like — translated: MMMRGASLFFLAVLLLPLLVHGDCECSTDEAGRDKKKALPLKIAAIFSILVCGSIGVCIPILGKWWPALHPEKDVFFVIKSFAAGVILATGFVHILPDAFDGLTSSCLDPSPWQKFPFAGFGAMVAAIATLMMDTVATGYFSRSHSARARTAAVTDETKADMEAPHGMHGHNDVHVHSHANHGHIHEDPSAQQLIRHRVISQVLELGIVVHSVIIGISLGASETPSTIRSLLAALSFHQFFEGVGLGGCIVQANYQMKSMVTMGLFFSLTTPVGIAVGMGTSSVYDENSPTALVVEGLLDSASAGILIYMALVDLLAQDFTNPRVQSKPKLQLAMNISLLLGAALMSILAKWS
- the LOC103972246 gene encoding ferritin-1, chloroplastic is translated as MAMLLKASAALALLSASSEASQPPSPAVLPSLSSSFAPFRSPRRMNRRVSTAVAAGSNHVITGVVFQPFEEIKSGVSLVPVAPDLSIARQKYADECEAAINVQINVEYTNSYIYHALFAYFDRDNVALKGFAKFFKESSQEERDHAEKLMEYQNKRGGRVNLQSIATPLSEFNHAEKGDALYAMELALCLEKLTNEKLLGLHDVAEKCNDAQMADFIESEFLEEQVEAIKKISEYVAQLRRVGKGHGVWHFDRMLLDEGKLHQA
- the LOC103972247 gene encoding protein G1-like7 — translated: MDSTTSDNDHCPPGGEGPSSSSSAASTAGAAPGGTADKQPRASVAPLSRYESQKRRDWNTFLQYIRNQRPPLALAGCGGAHVIEFLRYLDQFGKTKVHAPGCAFFGCPNPPATCPCPLRQAWGSLDALIGRLRAAYEESGGKPETNPFAARAVRFYLREVRDSQAKARGIRYEKKKRKRTPPSTGGDAGEHSSTAAVLGGGGGGSGSSLLEGSTTAPPGGSSIP